The sequence CCCACGCTATGACTGGTGGAGTGATTCTATAAGGCCCTCTGCGATGGCCCTTCTTTGGTACTACTTATCAGGCAGGAATAATGAAGATATAGGAAGATTTCTGGAGGAATATAATTCGCTTAGATGTGAAAGTGAACTTGCTGGAGACTACGGCAAGAGAGGGTGCTCTGAAGATTACGCAATGCTGCTCTTTTTAATGGACCTCCAAAGTGGAAGCTTTAAAATTCAGGAGGAAGAAGCTTTGCAAAGGAAAGTAATAGGGGCTTTTGCGGGCATCATCGCTATTTTACTTATGGCATGGTACCTTAAGAGGAAGGAATGATCTAAAGGTTGTGTCCAAACCCATTCCAGTGAACCCTCTCCCACATTACTTCTTTTTCACTGTGCTTGGATTTTTCTTCAGCAGGATACCCTATCCCGATGACGCATAAAATCCTTATATGGTCTGTAATTCCCAGGAGTTCTCTCACGTAATCCTCTGCACTCCTCTCTTCGTTGTGCATTCTGTCGAGTACATGTCCCCAACATGCACCTAATCCTAATGCCGTGGCAGCCAGCTGTATGTGTTCTGCCGCTATAGATGCATCAAACACCCAAGCGGAGCTTATTTCCTCATCTCCGCATACAACTATTGCTAAAGGTGCTGTTTCCAAAAACTCCAACGCTGGTCTTGTTTGAGCTAGCTTTTTGATAAGCCCTTCCTCGTCAACAACTACAAAGTGCCATGGCCTTCTGTTCCTTGAGCTTGGGGAATAAAATGCCGCCTCAAGAATCTTCTCTACACATTCCTTTGGAACCTTTTTCTTCTGGTATCTCCTAATGCTTCTCCTCTTTTTAACAACCTCAAAGAACTCCATAAGCTCACCTCAAAGAGAAAAATTAGAGGGAGAATATCTCCTTCACACTGTATTCAGGCTCCCGGGCTTTATTGACTCTAAGCTCCATGTTGAAAGCGTTTATAATTGTCCCTTCTTTTTCTGCCCACAAGCCTGAAGGAAGGGCCAATACATCGCCTTTCAAGCCCTTTCTGGGTTTTCCTATGACCACGTAAGCTTCCGCCTCAGGCAACCCCTTAACTCCAAGCTTTAACAAGCCTACCTCATTAACGCCCTCATGGAGTATAAGCGTCGGCACATTTAAGGGCTCTGCAGGTGCTTCAACTATGGCAACTTCGTAACCTTCCTCCACGACTTCTTTGCCTTTTAGCAACACCTTCAGATAGGGATACTTTTCGATGTCTGCTTTTAAAAGAACTTTCTTGGCTTTCTTTATGTCCTCAAGTGTTGCCGTGGAAATTCCGTCCTCTACAAAAGCTCCAAGTTTGAAGCCTTTCTCCTCTGCAACTCTCTTGAAGTATTCAACCTCCTCGTTCGTCAGCTCGGGGGTTAATATGAGAGCAATGTCTTCATGGCTCTCTATGAATTCTCTGACTTTATCCCATTCCACTTTTTCGCCGTTGAGAAGCGGGAATGTTAAATCCTCAGCCCATGGTCTCTTGAAGCGGCAGATGTCGCAGAGGTGTCCGTTGTTCCATCCTGCCACTGAAGAAGCTCTAACGAGCATATCGTTATAAACCTCGATGTTCATTTCACATGCAAAGCTGCACCCGTTGCAGACAGTCTTTACTGGAGTTGTCTTCCACGGGCCGGGCTTTATGAAGGGTAGCTTTTCGCTTATTGCCCCTGTAGGACAGACGTCAATCATGTCTCCTATGAAAACTCCGTCCATGTCTCCAAGTGTGTTTCCAAGGGGAGGTGAGATCCTAGTTTTGAATCCTCTAAAGAGATAGTCCACTACTCCTTCTCCAACTATCTCATGAGTTAAGTTGACACACCTACCGCACAATACACACTTATTGTTGTCGAGAACGACGCTTGGATGGGTTTCGTCAATTTCAAAGCGATTTGTCTCTCCTTTAAACCTGTCCTGCTTAGCTTCGTAAAGCGTTGCGTACTCCCTGAGCTTACATCTAAAGACCTCCATACATCCGCAGCTCATACACCTTTCTGCTTCCTTAAGCACTTCCTCTTCGGTTAGGCTTTCTTCAACTTCAACGAATCCTTTAATCCTTTCTTCAACGGGCTTTAACCTGCTTTTGACTCTTGGTTTCCTCTCCACATGTTCATAATCTTCCTCAGTGACGTCTTTCCAGTGGTTGTAGGGTTTCAAGTCGAAGAGGATTCTGTACAAGTCTTCATCTCTCACTATCTCGTCTATGTGCTTTGAGGGCTCAATAAGTACTTCTTTTGCCTTCTCCAGCTTTCCTTTGAGATACAGGTCAATCATCAAAGCGGCCCTTCTTCCAGTCGCTATGCTCTCTATGACCGTTGAGGGTCCTAAGATTAGGTCTCCTCCTGCAAACACCCCTTCAATGCTTGTCTGTAAGGTTACCTCATCTACCACGGCTTTTCCACGCTTTGCTTCTATGCCCAGTTTCTTTAAGAAGGAATCATCGCAATACTGACCTATGGCGAGGATGACGTTATCTGCCTCCAAGAAAAAGTTTGAGCCCTCTATGGGTATTGGACGCCTTCTTCCACTTTCATCTGGTTCTCCGAGCTTCATTCTAACTAGCTCAACCTTTTCTACTCTACCGTTGCCGTGGATTTTAACCGGGTTTGCCAAGAATATGAATTCCACACCTTCTTCCTCTGCTTCCTCAACTTCCCTTGGGTTTGCCGGCATTTCTTCTTTTGAACGCCTGTAAACAACGGTAACCTTTGCACCGAGCCTCAAAGCCGTTCTTGCAACATCCATAGCGGTGTTTCCACCACCGACAACCATAACACGTTTGCCAAGCTTTACTTCTTCGCCCATGTTGACCTTTCTGAGGAACTCGATGCCCTGCATAACACCTTCAAGCTCTTCTCCTTCTATGCCCATCTTTCTGCCTTTCCATGCCCCAACACCAAGGAAAACAGCATCGTATTCTTTTCGGAGCTCCTCAAGTGTTATGTCCTTTCCAAGCACCGTGTTGGTTTTAACCTCAATGCCGGTGTTGATGACAGTTGCTATATCCTTGTCAAGAACATCACGCGGAAGCCTGTAGGGAGGAATTCCATAGCGCATCATTCCCCCGAGTTCTGGCATCGCCTCTATTATTGTCACCTCGTGACCCATGGTTCTCAAGTAATAGGCGCATGCAAGTCCCGCAGGCCCACTACCAACAACTGCTACCCTTTTTCCCGTTGAGGGTGGAATTTCTGGCATCCAAGGGCCGTGCTCAAGATCATAATCTGCCGCAAACCTCTTGAGTTGCCTTATTGCTAGAGGTTCTTCCACAAGGTTCCTCCTGCACTCGCTTTCACAGAAAGCCGGACAAACTCTTCCAAGAACTGCCGGAAGAATGTACTTCTCTTTCATGAGTTTTACAGCCTCGTGATATTTGCCCATCGCTATGAGGGCTAAATACCCTTGCACGTCACTGTGTGCCGGGCATCCCTCTTGACATGGCCCTATGCAATCTCCGTAGTGGTCAGAGAGCATTAGCTCAAGAGCTGTTCTCCTCATTGCGACTATCTTTTCGTTTAACGTTTCTATTTCCAGACCTTCTGCAGGTTTGAGTGTACATGAAGTTGTAACTCCTCTAGGAGTTTCGACTAAGCAAAGGCGGCATGATCCATAGGGCTCGAGCTCAAAATCGTAGCACATTCCTGGAATGTGTTCTCCCTTTTCCCTCAGGCTCTGAAGGAGTACTTTGTTCTCGGGAACATCGATTTCCTTACCATTCACGATGAGCTTGACCATTTCAATCACCCTCATAGGCATCAACTATCTTTATGGCATCAAACCTGCAGACATTATAACATGTTCCGCATTTTATGCACGCTTCTTGGTCTATTACATGCGGCTTAAGCTTCTCTCCGCTTATAGCTTTGACAGGGCAGAAAATCGCACATGCCGTACATCCTGTGCATTTATCTGCTATTATGACGTACTTTATGAGGGGCTTGCATACCTTAGCCGGGCATCTCTTGTCCTTCACGTGAGCTATGTATTCATCCCTGAAATACTGAAGGGTTGTTAGAACTGGATTTGGTGCCGTTTGTCCAAGCCCACATAGAGAACCGGCTTTCACCATGGGGGCAAGTTCCTCAAGTTCCTTTATGTCTTCCATAGTCCCCTGTCCTTTGGTTATCTTATCCAAGATTTCCCACATCCTCTTGGTGCCTATGCGGCAGAAGGTGCACTTGCCGCAGGACTCCTTAACCGTGAAGTCAAGGAAGAACTTGGCGACGTCGACCATACAGGTGTCCTCGTCCATAACCACCATTCCGCCGCTTCCCATTATCGCCCCGGTGGCGTTCACGCTCTCGTAGTCAACGGGGGTGTCAAAGAGCTCCTCCGGAATGCAACCGCCCGAAGGCCCGCCGAGCTGAACTGCCTTAATTTTCTTGCCGGTCTTAGTGCCACCGCCGATCTCGTAAAGGATTTCCCTAAGCGTGATTCCCATAGGAACCTCTACGTTTCCTCCATGCTTTATCTTGCCCGAGAGGGCGAAGACCTTGGTGCCTTTGCTCTTCTCCGTCCCAAGGGAAGCGTAAGCTTCCGGGCCGTGCCTTATTATCCATGGCACGTTCGCCCAGGTTTCCACGTTGTTTATGTTGGTGGGCTTTCCAAAGAGACCCTTCTGGGCAGGATAAGGCGGCCTCGGCCTCGGCATGCCGCGTTTGCCCTCGATGGAGGCTATCAAAGCGGTCTCCTCACCGCAGACGAAGGCTCCAGCGCCCTCTTTGATGACGATGTCGAAGGAGAAACCGCTCCCGAGGATGTTCTCGCCGAGGAAGCCTCGCTCCCTCGCCTGCTGGAGCGCTATCCTAAGGCGTTTTACTGCAAGGGGATACTCGGCTCTCACGTAGATAAAGCCCTTGGTAGCTCCGATCGCGTAGGCCCCTATTATCATCCCCTCGATCACGCGGTGGGGATCCCCTTCAAGGACGTTCCTGTCCATGAAGGCTCCGGGGTCGCCCTCGTCGGCGTTGCAGATAACGTACTTCTCGTCTCCCTTCGCTTGACGGGTGAACTTCCACTTCAGGCCCGTGGGGAAGCCGGCGCCTCCCCTACCCCTCAGGCCGGATTTGGTGATTATATCTATTATCTCCTCTGGCTCCATTTTGAGGGCCTTTTTGAGGGCTTCATAGCCCCCAGCAGCTATGTATTCCTCTATGTCCTCAGGATTTATGTAGCCGGAGTTTTCAAGAACTATCTTCTTTTGCTTGGCGAAGTAGCCGTCAACATCCCAAGTCTTCCTCTCGCCGTTCTCCCACCAGTCGCGCTTGACTATCCATTCATCTACCGGCTTCCCGTTGATGACGTGCTCCTCTATGATCCTCGGAATTTTCTTAGGGTCAACGTGACCGTATGTGATGATCTCATTCTCGGTAATTATGTCCACGAGAGGTTCGCGGTAGCACATACCAACGCATCCAACGATTTTGAGCTTGATATTTAGATTTCTTTTTTCAAGTTCCTTTTTGAGTGCCTCATAAGTCTCTCTAGCCCCCGCAGCAATTCCACAAGAGTTCATGCCGACTGCAATGGCTTTGATCTCAGACATTGAGCTTCCCCTCCTTGAGGTTTTTGATTATTTTCCTAACCTTCTCAGGCGTTAATTTGCCAAAGACCTTGTCGTTTATCATTATCACAGGGGCAAGACTGCAGCATCCGAGGCAGGCGACTCTTTCAAGGGTTATAAGTCCATCCTGGGTTGTCTGTCCTTCTTCGACACCAACCTCCTCTTTAATTGCCTGAGAAATGTTTACCGCCCCGTTAACGTGGCAAGCGGTGCCGTGGCATATTTTTATAACGTATTTGCCTAGGGGCTCAAAGCGGAACTGGGCATAGAATGTAGCAACACCATAAACTCTGCTCAAAGGCAGTTTTAGGTATTTTGAAATCTCCTCTAGAGCTTCTCTTGGAAGATATCCAAAAATTTCCTGAGTTTTCTGCAACAATGGGATCAAAGAACTCGGATTCGGCTCATAATTGTAGATGTACTCAAACTTCAAATTCATGATTACCACCCACCATTCTATGCCCTTTATCTACGTCAACGTTTATAAATGTACACTAAAGTATATGTTTGCAACATTTGGTTGGTCACCTTATGTTTAAAAAATCCTTAAATTCGTTCTTTACAAATATAAAACTAAACAATGAATTCGGGTGGTAATCTTGCGATATGTAAAACTGCCTCAAGAAAATTTTGAGGAGTTCTTCAACTCTTTGAAGAACTG comes from Thermococcus litoralis DSM 5473 and encodes:
- a CDS encoding NAD(P)-binding protein codes for the protein MVKLIVNGKEIDVPENKVLLQSLREKGEHIPGMCYDFELEPYGSCRLCLVETPRGVTTSCTLKPAEGLEIETLNEKIVAMRRTALELMLSDHYGDCIGPCQEGCPAHSDVQGYLALIAMGKYHEAVKLMKEKYILPAVLGRVCPAFCESECRRNLVEEPLAIRQLKRFAADYDLEHGPWMPEIPPSTGKRVAVVGSGPAGLACAYYLRTMGHEVTIIEAMPELGGMMRYGIPPYRLPRDVLDKDIATVINTGIEVKTNTVLGKDITLEELRKEYDAVFLGVGAWKGRKMGIEGEELEGVMQGIEFLRKVNMGEEVKLGKRVMVVGGGNTAMDVARTALRLGAKVTVVYRRSKEEMPANPREVEEAEEEGVEFIFLANPVKIHGNGRVEKVELVRMKLGEPDESGRRRPIPIEGSNFFLEADNVILAIGQYCDDSFLKKLGIEAKRGKAVVDEVTLQTSIEGVFAGGDLILGPSTVIESIATGRRAALMIDLYLKGKLEKAKEVLIEPSKHIDEIVRDEDLYRILFDLKPYNHWKDVTEEDYEHVERKPRVKSRLKPVEERIKGFVEVEESLTEEEVLKEAERCMSCGCMEVFRCKLREYATLYEAKQDRFKGETNRFEIDETHPSVVLDNNKCVLCGRCVNLTHEIVGEGVVDYLFRGFKTRISPPLGNTLGDMDGVFIGDMIDVCPTGAISEKLPFIKPGPWKTTPVKTVCNGCSFACEMNIEVYNDMLVRASSVAGWNNGHLCDICRFKRPWAEDLTFPLLNGEKVEWDKVREFIESHEDIALILTPELTNEEVEYFKRVAEEKGFKLGAFVEDGISTATLEDIKKAKKVLLKADIEKYPYLKVLLKGKEVVEEGYEVAIVEAPAEPLNVPTLILHEGVNEVGLLKLGVKGLPEAEAYVVIGKPRKGLKGDVLALPSGLWAEKEGTIINAFNMELRVNKAREPEYSVKEIFSL
- the nuoF gene encoding NADH-quinone oxidoreductase subunit NuoF, whose protein sequence is MSEIKAIAVGMNSCGIAAGARETYEALKKELEKRNLNIKLKIVGCVGMCYREPLVDIITENEIITYGHVDPKKIPRIIEEHVINGKPVDEWIVKRDWWENGERKTWDVDGYFAKQKKIVLENSGYINPEDIEEYIAAGGYEALKKALKMEPEEIIDIITKSGLRGRGGAGFPTGLKWKFTRQAKGDEKYVICNADEGDPGAFMDRNVLEGDPHRVIEGMIIGAYAIGATKGFIYVRAEYPLAVKRLRIALQQARERGFLGENILGSGFSFDIVIKEGAGAFVCGEETALIASIEGKRGMPRPRPPYPAQKGLFGKPTNINNVETWANVPWIIRHGPEAYASLGTEKSKGTKVFALSGKIKHGGNVEVPMGITLREILYEIGGGTKTGKKIKAVQLGGPSGGCIPEELFDTPVDYESVNATGAIMGSGGMVVMDEDTCMVDVAKFFLDFTVKESCGKCTFCRIGTKRMWEILDKITKGQGTMEDIKELEELAPMVKAGSLCGLGQTAPNPVLTTLQYFRDEYIAHVKDKRCPAKVCKPLIKYVIIADKCTGCTACAIFCPVKAISGEKLKPHVIDQEACIKCGTCYNVCRFDAIKIVDAYEGD
- a CDS encoding nitroreductase family protein; translated protein: MEFFEVVKKRRSIRRYQKKKVPKECVEKILEAAFYSPSSRNRRPWHFVVVDEEGLIKKLAQTRPALEFLETAPLAIVVCGDEEISSAWVFDASIAAEHIQLAATALGLGACWGHVLDRMHNEERSAEDYVRELLGITDHIRILCVIGIGYPAEEKSKHSEKEVMWERVHWNGFGHNL
- the nuoE gene encoding NADH-quinone oxidoreductase subunit NuoE, which produces MNLKFEYIYNYEPNPSSLIPLLQKTQEIFGYLPREALEEISKYLKLPLSRVYGVATFYAQFRFEPLGKYVIKICHGTACHVNGAVNISQAIKEEVGVEEGQTTQDGLITLERVACLGCCSLAPVIMINDKVFGKLTPEKVRKIIKNLKEGKLNV